Proteins co-encoded in one Sandaracinaceae bacterium genomic window:
- a CDS encoding pyridoxamine 5'-phosphate oxidase family protein has translation MTTFHCPVRGPYSDARVADFMDGTIVPMRLAVQTSGGFPVLLSLWFVRHEGTLVAAVHRDAKIVRRLEENPRCAFEIALNTPPYRGVRGQATVRVDETRGGDVLEQLLLRYLGSVDSHLARWLLSRRSEELALVLDPVRIESWDYSARMSDAGAGTGSGSLHH, from the coding sequence ATGACCACGTTTCATTGCCCCGTTCGAGGCCCCTACTCCGACGCACGCGTCGCGGACTTCATGGACGGCACCATCGTGCCCATGCGGCTGGCCGTGCAGACTTCTGGGGGCTTCCCCGTGCTGCTCTCGCTGTGGTTCGTACGCCACGAGGGCACGCTGGTGGCGGCCGTCCACCGAGACGCCAAGATCGTTCGGCGCCTCGAGGAGAACCCGCGCTGCGCGTTCGAGATCGCGCTCAACACGCCGCCCTACCGTGGCGTTCGCGGACAGGCCACCGTGCGGGTGGACGAGACGCGCGGCGGTGACGTGCTCGAGCAGCTGCTGCTGCGCTACCTCGGCAGCGTGGACTCGCACCTGGCGCGCTGGCTGCTGTCGCGGCGCAGCGAAGAGCTGGCGCTGGTGCTCGACCCGGTGCGCATCGAGAGCTGGGACTACAGCGCGCGCATGAGCGACGCTGGGGCGGGGACGGGCTCGGGCAGCTTGCATCACTGA
- a CDS encoding MerR family transcriptional regulator, translating to MNSESSHRVGMVAKLTGLTTHTLRTWERRYGAVVPGRTDAGGRLYTSEDVQRLRLLRDLVDAGHAIGTVATLSDRDLARLSATSERSVTESETQTQSSPVEAFLDAVARLDVGAAEGVMARAAVAMAPERFLIDMVSPALREVGARWERKEFRIAHERVATGAARGLLFSLARLYPPREQQGAVVVAAPRGERHEVGALMVAMLAALRGFAVVYMGADVPENEIAYVAEVRNAELVLLSVINLSRAEVRQVARSLSAVVPAATRIIMGGAASISVEGTRVEQLPGLADLDVLLRSIAP from the coding sequence ATGAATTCCGAGAGCTCCCACCGGGTTGGGATGGTCGCCAAGCTGACCGGCCTGACCACCCACACGCTGCGAACGTGGGAGCGGCGCTATGGGGCGGTGGTGCCCGGACGAACCGACGCGGGCGGGCGTCTCTACACCAGCGAGGACGTGCAGCGGCTGCGTTTGCTGCGCGACCTCGTGGACGCCGGGCACGCCATCGGCACGGTGGCCACCCTCTCGGATCGCGATCTCGCGCGCCTCTCTGCCACTTCCGAGCGCAGCGTGACCGAGTCGGAGACCCAGACGCAGAGCTCGCCTGTGGAGGCGTTCCTCGACGCGGTGGCGCGCTTGGACGTAGGCGCAGCCGAAGGCGTCATGGCGCGTGCAGCCGTCGCCATGGCTCCCGAGCGCTTCCTGATCGACATGGTGTCCCCGGCGCTGCGCGAGGTGGGAGCGCGCTGGGAGCGAAAGGAATTCCGCATCGCGCACGAGCGGGTGGCGACGGGGGCCGCTCGCGGGCTGCTGTTCAGCCTGGCTCGGCTCTATCCGCCGCGTGAGCAGCAAGGCGCCGTCGTGGTGGCCGCGCCCCGCGGTGAACGCCACGAAGTGGGAGCGCTGATGGTGGCCATGCTCGCCGCGCTGCGCGGCTTCGCGGTGGTGTACATGGGCGCCGACGTGCCGGAGAACGAGATCGCCTACGTGGCGGAGGTGCGCAACGCCGAGCTCGTGCTGCTGTCCGTCATCAACCTCTCGCGAGCCGAGGTGCGGCAAGTGGCGCGCTCGCTCTCGGCCGTAGTCCCCGCCGCCACCCGCATCATCATGGGCGGCGCGGCCTCCATTTCAGTCGAAGGCACGCGCGTCGAGCAGCTGCCGGGCCTCGCCGATCTCGACGTCTTGCTTCGCTCCATAGCCCCCTGA
- a CDS encoding DUF393 domain-containing protein: protein MHAVERLELFFDGECPLCLREVRMLRRLDRHARILFTDIAEVGFQPPTDVDYATLMDRIHARRGSQWFEGVEVFRQLYAAVGLGPLVAITRAPGIKQLLDLGYRVFAKNRLRLTGRCNDGVCAVGEAT from the coding sequence ATGCACGCAGTGGAGCGCCTGGAGCTCTTCTTCGATGGCGAGTGCCCCCTGTGCCTGCGCGAGGTGCGCATGCTGCGGCGCCTGGACCGCCACGCCCGCATCCTGTTCACGGACATCGCCGAGGTCGGGTTCCAGCCCCCCACCGACGTGGACTACGCGACGCTGATGGACCGCATCCACGCCCGACGTGGGAGCCAGTGGTTCGAGGGGGTCGAGGTGTTCCGCCAGCTGTACGCGGCGGTGGGCCTCGGGCCACTGGTCGCGATCACGCGTGCGCCCGGCATCAAGCAGCTGTTGGACCTGGGCTACCGGGTCTTCGCCAAGAACCGACTGCGCCTCACGGGGCGCTGCAACGACGGCGTGTGCGCCGTGGGAGAGGCCACCTGA
- a CDS encoding flavin-dependent monooxygenase, giving the protein MSPNSDAIITEDTLVQRARALRPWLLERTDQAIALRRVPDETMRDFEASGLNLAVVPKRYGGYELSPRVIFDMQLELGRACPSSAWVFGVLSVHTWQLALFPLETQDEIWGQGHHPWIASSYMPVGKVVAVDGGYRISGRWSFSSGCDHCEWIMLGSFAPVAEGSPPDMRTFLLPKSDYEIVDTWYVTGLRASGSKDIVVKDAFVPERRTHKFSDGFRGKSPGNEVNERSAYRFPFGQIHTRCVSTPALGAALGALEHFAKERAGDAAAERLVEDCAAILDRELWVLERNFDEMTGHLEAETSIPVPRRAHFRHDAAAAVTAAVSVVDRLTEAYGRAGIFERDPINRFFQDTHAIRAHHANQIEKPAANLGGIQFGHKNADFFI; this is encoded by the coding sequence ATGAGCCCGAACAGTGACGCCATCATCACCGAAGACACCCTCGTACAGCGGGCCCGCGCGCTGCGGCCGTGGCTGCTGGAGCGCACGGACCAGGCCATCGCCCTGCGGCGTGTGCCGGACGAGACCATGCGCGACTTCGAGGCCAGCGGCTTGAACCTGGCTGTGGTGCCCAAGCGCTACGGCGGCTACGAGCTCAGCCCGCGCGTCATCTTCGACATGCAGCTGGAGCTGGGGCGCGCCTGCCCGTCGAGCGCCTGGGTGTTCGGCGTGCTCAGCGTGCACACCTGGCAGTTGGCGCTGTTCCCCCTCGAGACGCAGGACGAGATCTGGGGGCAGGGGCACCACCCGTGGATCGCGTCTTCGTACATGCCGGTGGGCAAGGTGGTGGCCGTGGACGGCGGCTACCGCATCAGCGGGCGTTGGTCGTTCTCGAGCGGCTGCGATCACTGCGAGTGGATCATGCTGGGCAGCTTCGCGCCGGTGGCGGAGGGCTCGCCGCCCGACATGCGCACATTTTTGCTCCCCAAGAGCGACTACGAGATCGTGGACACCTGGTACGTGACGGGGCTGCGCGCGTCGGGCAGCAAGGACATCGTGGTGAAGGACGCGTTCGTGCCCGAGCGGCGCACGCACAAGTTCTCGGACGGCTTCCGCGGCAAGAGCCCGGGCAACGAGGTGAACGAGCGCTCCGCGTACCGCTTTCCCTTCGGGCAAATCCACACGCGCTGCGTGTCCACGCCTGCGCTGGGCGCCGCGCTCGGTGCGCTCGAGCACTTTGCCAAGGAGCGCGCGGGGGATGCCGCGGCAGAGCGCCTGGTGGAAGACTGCGCCGCCATCTTGGACCGCGAGCTCTGGGTGCTGGAGCGCAACTTCGACGAGATGACCGGCCACCTCGAGGCCGAGACCAGCATCCCCGTGCCGCGTCGCGCGCACTTCCGACATGACGCTGCCGCCGCCGTGACCGCCGCGGTGAGCGTGGTGGATCGCCTCACCGAGGCCTACGGGCGGGCCGGGATCTTCGAGCGAGACCCCATCAACCGCTTCTTCCAGGACACGCACGCCATCCGCGCGCACCACGCCAATCAGATAGAGAAACCGGCCGCGAACCTGGGCGGCATCCAGTTCGGCCACAAGAACGCGGACTTCTTCATCTGA